The window GTTCGAAGAAGCGGCTCCAGCCCCGCGCGATCTCCTCCTGGTACCGGGCGCGCTCGGCCTCGCTCACCTGAGGCATCGTCACTTACCCCCTTCGCGCACCGCGACGATCCGGTACGCATTCCCGTGCGACAACCGCGAGATCAGTGCCTTGTTGACGAGGATGTCGACCTTCAGTGCCGGGTTGATCAGTTTCGGGAAGACCTTGGTCCACGCGACCTGGTTGACCTTGCGCGAGAAGTCCGACGCCTCGGTCGTGCGCCACGGGTGGTCCGGGTCCGGCCCGATCTTCGTCATCGCGAATACCAGCGCCATCAGCACCTCGACCGGCTGGTGGGCCTCGGCCTGCTGGACCTCGAGCGGGCGGAAGCCGTGCTCGACGAGGGCCTGCAGCAGGTTGCCGACCGGTGGGAAGTTGAGGTGCTGCGGCTGGAAGTAGGGCACCCACCACGACCGGAACACGTGGCGCAGCACGCACTCCGCGTCGGGCATCTCGATCTCGAGCAGCCCACCGGGCTCCAGCGCGCGGGCGGCGGCGGCGAGCTCGGCCCGCGGGTCGAGCGTGTGCTCCAGGTAGTGGTGCATGGAGATGACGTCGTAGCGGCCGCGGAGCTCGTCGGCGAGCTCGGGGAACGCGTTCTCGCGGTAGGCGTGGGCCAGCCAGCCGCGCTCCAGTGCGCGGTCGACGCCGCTGCCCTGGTCGAGGCCGTCGAAGACCGTGTTCGGCAGGATCTCCGCCGCGTGCTTGGCGAAGTAGCCCCAGCCGGTGCCGACGTCCAGCCACGAGCGCGGGCCGTCCGGGCCGGCGTGCCGCTGCACGAGCTGGGCGCGCGCGTGGTTCGCGGGCGCGCCGTAGGAGGACATCTCGTCGGCCTGCGCGGCGCCGCGGCCGTCGTAGAAGTCGCGGTAGTAGAAGTTCAGCCCCTCACCGGTCAGGCGCGGGTTCTGGAAGACGAAGTTGCACGTCCGGCACTTGGAGAGCGTGAAGACGCCGGGCTTGCGCTGGTACAGCTCCTTCGAGCGGACCTCGACGGTCAGTCGCGTCGACCCGCACCACGGGCAGTCGTGACGCCGCGGCTCGAAGAACCGCGCCGTCCCGGCCGCGAGCTGCGCGGCGTACCAGGCGCGGTCGTCGACGGTGTTGTCAGCCGTCTGCGTCATGTCAGCTTCTCCAGTCGGTCGGCCGCGGCCGGAGCGCCTCCGGCGGCCTCGAACTCCTCCGCGATCGCCGCGGCGGCGGTGCGGTAGGACGTGTCGGTGAGCACGGCGACGATCGCGTCGCGCAGCTCGGCGGCGGAGACCCGGCCGAACTTCACGCGGATCCCCGCGCCGCACTCGGTCACCTGCGACGCGACGGCCGGCTGGTCGTCGCGGATCGGCGCGACCACCAGCGGCAGCCGGTGCGCGAGCGCCTCGCAGGTCGTGTTGTGGCCGGCGTGGCAGACGACGGCGTCCAGGTGGGGGAGCAGCTCGAGCTGCGGCACCCGCTCGGCGACGAGCACGTTCGGCGGCGGGTTCAGCCCGGCGGGCGGGGCGACGACGACGGCCTGGACCTCGTCGACGAGCGTCCCGAGCGCCTCCATCGCGACCGCGAAGAACCGGTCGCCGGAGTCGCGGTTCACCGTGCCCAGCGAGATCAGCAGGTGCTTGCGCGCGGGGTCGAACCACGAGAAGTCGAACGCGGGCCCGGGGCCGCGGCCGCCGAACGCAGGCCCGACCATCGCGATGTGCGCGCCCAGCGGGTTCGGCGGGCGGAGCAGCCCCTCGGTCGAGTAGCAGAGGATGAGCTCGGGGGAGAAGCGCAGGTCGATCGCCGGGGCCAGGCCGAACTCCGCCTGCAGGTCGGCCATGCGCTCGTCGGCCCACTCCGTGAGCTTCGGCATCGTCTCGTACTGGCCGGTGAGCTCCGCGGTCGTCGACGCCGACGTCGCCCACGGCAGGCCCCGTTCGCGCGCGACGATCGCGCCGGCCAGGGCCTGCTGGTCGACGAGCATCACGTCCGGGCCGAACTCGTCGACGGCCGCGCGGACCCCACGGACCATCGACTGCGCGAGCGGGATGAGGAAGTCCTCCCAGAAGAACCGGAACGCCGTCGCCGCGCGCAGGCCGCGCCAGCGCTCGAGGCGGGAGGACAACGGCTCACCGGGGAACTCGTCGTCGACCGCGAACACACGCGCGCCGGGCGGCAGCACCGAGGCCAGGTAGACCGAGTTGCCCGCCCACGCGACGTCGTGCCCGCGCGCGGACAGCTCCGCGGACACCGCGACCAGCGGCAGGATGTGCCCGGTCAGCGGAGGGACGACGACGAGGAAGCGAGCCATCGCGCGCTACCGCAGGCACGGGTCGGCCGCGCGGGCGGCCAACCACTCCACGACGATCTCCCGCACCTGCGGCGTCGCGTCCATCAGCACGGAGTGCCCCACGCCCTCGACGACGGTGAGGGTGGCGTGCGGCAGCAGGTCCTCGAGCTGGCGCTGGTAGTCCGGGACGTCGGACTTCTCGCCGTAGATCGCGCGGATCGGCATGCGCAGGGACCGGAGCCGGTCACGTTCGATCGGGCGGGCCTTGGTCAGGTCCGGGTAGAAGCTCGTGTGGTTCGCGAGGTCGGTGAGGGCGTCCATCATCTTGACGACCTTGCGGCCGAACCGGCGGATCCAGGCCTGAAGGTTCTCCTCGCCCATCTCCGCGACGACGGCCTCGACGCGCTGGCGCTCGGCGGCGATCTGCTCGGCCCACCCGTCGACGTTGAAGTGAGCCTCGATCAGAACCAGGCTCGCGACCCGCTCGGGATGCTCCACGGCGAAGTCGAGCGCGATCGTCCCGCCGTAGCTGTTGCCGACCAGGTGTACCGGGGTGGAGATCTCCAGGGCGTCGAGCACCCCGGTCAGATCCGCGATGGAGTCCTCCATCGTGTAACCGGTGCGCGGGCGCTCGGTGTCGCCGTGGCCGCGCAGGTCGTAGAGCACGCACTCGGCGCCGGTCTTCCCGACCGCCCCCGCGACCGTGTAGTAGAAGCTGGCCATGTTGTCCATGCCGAGGCCGTGCAGGAACACGACCGGGGGCGCCGTGCGCTCGGTCGGACCGCCGGCCGGGCGGTTGAGGTGCTGGACGTGGAACCGCACCCCGTTCGCGATCACTTCGGGCATGGAGGGAACTCGGCTCGTCAGCTGCGAACGCTGAGCACGTACTCGACGACGGTGCCCACGCGCATCTCGATGATCTCGTCCAGGTCCTTGTCGGCGAGGAAGCCGGCGAAGTCGACGTCGCCGCCGTAGTGCTCGGTCAGCTTGGCGCCGAACTTCACGAACTCGATCGACTCCATCTCGAGATCGTCCTCGAACGAGGTGTCCAGGCCGATCTCGAGGTCGAGCAGGTACTCCTCGCCGATGGTCTCGGTGATGAGCCGGCGCACGACATCGAGAACCTCCGCCTCGGCGGTGGTGCGTGCGTCGACTGTCATGGCGTCTCCTCGAAGTGCGGGCAGTTCATGATCCCAGGTTCGTTCCCAGGATGTCGGATTCTCTCGTCCACCCGACGGCGTACGGGACCGGAAGTTCGCCGGAACGGGTGCTCACCCAGCGTCCGTTCCCGTCGACAACGACCAGCAACCGGTCGTTTTCGGCACGGGTCACCACGAACCGGGCCGGACGCCCACCGAGGCCCGTACCCGCCGCTTTCGCCACCGCCTCCTTAGCGGTCCAGAACCGGGTGACCCACTGCGCCCGGAGGGCCGGGTCGCCGCCGGCCGGCGCGACGGTCTCCAGCAGCTCGCGCTCGGACTCGGTGAGCAGGGCAGCCTCGGCCGGGGCGTCGGCCACCAGCTCGAGGTCGATCCCCACCCCGCCGTCGCCCGACCCGGCCAGGGCGACCGCGAAGGGACCCGAGTGGGCGAGCGAGAGGCGGACGCCCTCGCCGGGGCCGGTCGCGTACGGCGCGCCGAGGCTGTCGTTCGCGATCCCGACCTCGGCCGGGTAGATCGGGCCGTGCCCCTCCGCCCAGCGGTGGGCGCGCACGGCGTCCTTCGCGGCGATGCGGCCGAGCAGCCAGTGCCGCGCGGCGCGCGGCGTCCGTCCGGCGAGCTCGCTCTCCTCGGCAGGGGCGAGGTACTGACGGCGAGCCAGGTCCCGGGCGACCGGGTCGGTCCACGGTTCGACGAGCAGAAACCATCCGCCCGGCTGCTCCTGCGCGAGCGTGGAGCTCGCCGGGCGGCGGAACGCCTCGACGGTGACCGGGTCGCCCTCCAGCCGACGGTCCGTCCAGCCGGTGACGTGGCACCACAGGTTCCCGGCCCCGTCCCGCAGCTCCAGGTCGGCGACGACCTCGACGTCGGTGGCCGAACGAACCCGAACAACCGTCGCGTACGTGGCGCCCACCGCCGGGGGCGGGCCGAAGAAGCTGACCGAGCCGATCGTCGCGGGCAGCACGAGGGCGTTCTCGGGGTGGATCGCGACCCAGTAGCCGAGGAGCTGGCCCGCGGCGTCGAGCAGGGACCCCGGCGCCGGCAGCTCGGCCACGACGCCCCGCACGCCGTCGTCGGCGATCGCCGTCAGCTCCCGGACGCCCTGGAACTCCGGCCCGTGGAACATCCACCGCTCGGAGTACAGCCCGCGGGCGTCGGTGGCGGGGGCGCGCTCCCCGGTCAGCGGGGCGTCCCGCAACGCCGGAGGGGCGGGATACTCGTCGGCGAGCAGGACCGTGGCCCGCGCGTAGGTCTCGACGGGGCCGTTGCCGACCGAGCCGTCCACGACGACGGAGACGACCGTCAGGTCCGCCCCGCCGTCCTCCCGCGGCTGCTCGGTCGCGGTGATGCGCAGCGCGATCTCGGGCTCGACGGCCAGTGGCCGCAGCGCCCGCACCCCGCGGACGCCGGTCACGAGCCGCTCCGGGACCAGTGACGCCGCGGCCTCGACGATGAGCGCGATCGTCCCCGTCATCGGGACGATCGGGTACCGCGCTTCCGCCGGCGCCTCCGCGGGCGCCTGCAGCAGCGCGTGGTCCGCGAGGTACGGGTCGCTCCGCAGCGACATCCGCCGCTCCGTCACCGCGCTCCGCGGCCCGCCCTCGCCCCGGCTGCCCTCTCCCCGAAAGCGCACTCCAGCACCGCGATTTTGCGTTCCGGGGTGCTGTGCTGCGCTTTCGGGAGAAGGCCGACGGTGCTGTGCTGCGCTTTCGGGGGACGCGGCGGCGAGGACGTCGGCCGCGGCGGCGTTCGCCTCGCCGACGAAGGCGCGGAACTCCTCCGCGACCGCCCCACCCCCACTGGAGATGACATCTCCACCGATCGGGCCGATCCCACTGGAGATGACATCTCCAGTGGGGGTTGGTGTCGGGGTGGTGAGGGTCGGGGGGTCGACGAGGCGGAGCAGCGGGGACCCGAGCTGCAGCGGGACGGCGAGGCCCGGACGGCGCGGGGCGGGCGCGGCGGGGGCGGGGTCCTCGGTGGGCTGCTCGGCGGCGAGGCGGGAGAAGCGCGGGGCGGCGCCCTCGGTCCACAGCGCGGCGGCGACGCGGCGCAGCTGCTCGAGGCCGGTTCGCTTCGGGATGTTCGCGCTGATCACCAGGTGCGGGGTCGCGGGGTTGTCGAGGGTGTCCTCGACGAACCCGGGGAGGCTGCCGGTCCCGACCTGGACGAACGCGCGCACGCCCTCGGCGTACAGCCGCTGGATCAGCGGGCCGAACCGCACGGGTTCGACGAGATTGCGCAGCAGCAGGGACCGGACCTCGGCGTCCTCGGCCGGGTACGGCGCGACGGTCGTCGCCGACCACAGCGGCACCGAGACCTGACGTAGCGTCAGGCCGGCGATGAACTCGCGCGTCGGGCCGAGATACGGCTCCAGGTACGGGGTGTGAAAGCCGGACTTGAAAGGCAGCAGCGACCCGGCGACTCCGCGCTCGCGCAGCCGGTCGAGCGCGACGTCCACCTGGGCCTGCTCGCCGCAGATGATCGACTGGTGCGGGCAGTTGTCGTGCGAGAGCACGACGCGCTCCAGTCCGGCGATCGCCTCGACTGCGACCGAGGCTCCGCAGCCGAGCACCGCGAACACCAGGTCGGGGACGCCCGGCCCGGAGTCGAACGCGCGGGTCGAGTCCGCGAACTCCTCGAACGGGGCCCCGCCCGCGGCGATGAGCGCGCTCCACTCCCCGATGCTGTGGCCGGCGACGACGTCGGGCCGGATGTCCATCGCCCGCAGCGCGCGGTCCAGCAGCCGCCCGACGCCGGCGAGCTCGAGCCCGCGCCGGCCGAGCCCGGCGTCCGCCGCGCTGCGGACCGGCGGCAGCCCGAAGTGCGCGGCGACGTCGTCCACGCGCGGGGAGAAGACCTCCTCCAGCCCGGGAAACAGGAACGCGACCCGGCCGCCACCGGGGCCGAGCAACGGCGAGGTCGAGAACCACACGTCGTTGCGGCCGCGCCACGGCTTCCCCTGCGCCACGACCTTGCGCGCGAGCGCCAGCCGCTTTGCGTCCGGGTTGACGATCGCCAGCCGGGCCGGTCCCCCCACCGGGGGCGCCCAGGTGTCGTCGCGGGCGAGCAGGGTGTCGTCGTCGGCGTCGAGCTGCGCCGCGATCGCCGCCGCGTCCGCTCCGGTGAACAGCAGCACCTTCTCCGCCGCCGCCTCCGGCTTTGCGTCCGACGATGTGGTCGCAATTGCAGCCACATCTTCGGACGCAACGAGATAAACAGAAGAGTCGCTGCTGCGGAGATCCTCGAGGACGACGTGAGCGTTGATGCCGCCGAAGCCGAAGGCGTTGACGCCGGCGCGACGGGGGCCGTCGGTCTCCCACTCCCGCCGGGCGGTGACGGGGGCGAAGCGGGTCCCCTCCAGCGCCGGGTGTGGGTCGTCGCAGTGCAGAGTGGGGGGCAGGAAGCCCTCGGACACGGCGAGCGCGGCCTTGATCAACCCGGCGGCACCGGCGGCCGGCATGGCGTGCCCGATCATCGACTTCACCGAGCCGATGCCGATGTCGGCGCCGCCCGACGCCGGACCGAACACCTCGGTGAGGGAGGCGAGCTCGGTCGCGTCGCCGGCGACCGTCGCGGTCCCGTGAGCCTCGATCAGGCCGACGGAACCGGGGGTCCGCGGGTCGATGCCCGCCGCCGCCCAAGCGGCGTTCATCGCCGCCACCTGGCCACTCGACTGAGGGGCCATCAGACTTGCGGCGCGGCCGTCGCCGGCGACGCCGGTGCCGCGGATGACGGCGTAGACGCGCTCGTCGTCGCGCACGTCGGCGAGGCGCTTGAGCACCACGATCGCGGTGCCCTCACCGATGAGGATCCCGTCCGCGCCCCGGTGGAAGGGTCGGATCCGCTCGCTCGGCGACAGCGCGCCGAGCAGGTTGAAGCCGGACCAGAAGGTGATGTCGTGGCAGTGGTGCACGCCGCCGGCGAGGACGACGTCGCACCGGCCGGACGCCAGGTCCCGAACCGCGTGGTCGACGGCGATCAGCGACGAGGCGCAGGCGGCGTCCACCGTGTACGCCGGGCCGGCGAGGTCGAGCCGGTTCGCGGTCCGCGACGCGACGAGGTTCGGCACCATCAGGTCGATGCCGGACTCCTCGCGCAGGTCGCCGGCGCGGGCGGAGAACGAGGCCCGCACCGCTTCGAGCTGATCGTCGGAGATCCCCGGCATCAGTTCGCGCAGGGTGGCCACGAGCTGGTTCGCCGTCCGGACGCGGTCGACGAACCGCGCCATGCCCGCGTTGAAGTAGCCGCCCCGGCCGAGCACGATCCCGACCTTGCGCCGGTCGCCGAGCGTGTCGGGCCCGCCGGCGTCGTCGATCGCAGCGGCGGCGGTCGCGAGCGCGACCAGTTGCTCGGCCTCGATGTCCCCGACGGCCATCGGCATGATGCCGAAGCGCATCGGGTCGATCGTCACCTCGCCGACGAAGCCGCCCCGTCGGCAGTACATCCGGTCGCCGGGGCGCGTCTTGGCCGCGCCCGGGTCGTAGAACTCCGGGTCCCACCGCGAGGCGGGGACGTCGGAGATCGCGTCCACCCCCGCGCGGAGGTTCTCGCGGTAGGTGGCGAGGTCGGGCGCGCCGGGCAGCACGGCCGCCATCCCGACGATGGCTACCGCGGTCCCCCCTGTGCTGTCAGTCGTCGACTGACGCATCGTCGTGCTAGCCCCCGAGCCCACCACTGAACGCTACGTCGAAAGCCGCCGGTTCGGCACACACGTACACCACCTGGGGGCCCTCGCCGTGCGCGAGCTCACGGAGCAGCGCGTTCACGCCGTCCTCCGGGTGGATCGCGCCGACGCCCTGCCGGGCGTAGCTGCGCAGCAGTTCCGCCGACACCATGCCGTCGCCGGCGGTGCCGGTCGGGAGCCAGGGGCCCCAGTCGACGCTGACGACCCGTCCGGTGAAGCGGGTCTCCCACGCGCGAGCCAGGCAGTCCAGCGCGTCGTTCGCCGCGGCGTAGTCGCACTGACCGCGGTTGCCGAAGACACCCGAGACGCTGCCGAAGAGCACCAGGAACTTCAGCTCGGCCGGGAGGGCGGACGCCAGCGCGCGGGCGCCGTCGACCTTGGTCTCCCAGACGCGGGCGAACCCGTCCGCGGACTTGTCGGCGATCAGGCGGTCGTCGAGGACGCCGGCCCCGTGCACGACCCCGTCGATGCGGCCGTGACGGGCCATCACCTCGGCGATGCCGTCCGAAACGGCGGCGGCGTCGCGGACGTCGACCGCGGAGTACGTCACCGACGCGGCCACCGACTGCAGCGCCGTCATCGTCGCGCGGATCTCGCGCTCCGCCAGCACGCGGGCGACCTCACGCTCGACCTGCGCCGGGACGGTGACGCCCGACGCGATCAGCGCCCGGCGCAACGCGGCCTCGTCGGTCGCACCCGCGGTCGCCGGGCCCTCCTCCGCGGCCGGCAGCGGGCTGCGGCCCCAGAGCACGATGTGGCACCCGGCGACGCCGGCCAAACCGGCCGCGGTCCGCGCCGTGATGCCGCGCGCGCCGCCGGTCAGCAGGACGACCGCGCCGGGCGTGAGCCCGAGCTGGGCGGCGGACGGCAGGGCCTCGACCTCCAGCGGCGCCGCCGTCAGCGACAGCGTCGAGCGGACACCCTCGGCGTACCCGACGACCTCGGGGCCGGCCGGGTGCACCAGCTCGGCGACGAGGCGGGAGGTCAGCAGCTCCGCCGTCTCCTTCGGGTCGATGTCGAGCGCCCGACACGAGACGTGCGGGTACTCGCGGGCGATCGTGCGGACCAGGCCGGCCAGACCCATGCCCGCCGGGGCGTCCGAGCGCGGCGGGGCGTCGGTGGCGGTGCGGTGGCCCATGCGGCCACCGGTGCCGGTGACGACGAGCAGCTGGCGCGCACCGCCGAGGACGGCGTGGCGCAGGACCGCGAACGCGTCCGGCAGCGACGGCGGCTCGCTCGGTCCGGCGGCCCCGAGGTGGACGAGGATGTCGACGTCCCCGAGCTCGGTGTCCGGGTCCGTGGAGACGGTCCGGACGGTCGCGCCCCGTGCGGTCAGCGCGTCGGCCAGCTCGATGCCGATGCCGAGCCCACCACCGACCATCGTGACGTGACGGCCGTGCAGGGTGCCGTCCGCCGTCAGCGGCGTCGTGGGGACGAGCTCCAGCCGGTAGCGCCGGACGGGCTCGCGCTCGGCCGGGGCGTCGGCCGGGGTGTCGGGAGTGACCGGCGCGGCCACCACGACCGGAGCCGCGGTCGGAGGCGCCACCGGAGCCGCGTCGCCGACGATCGCGTCGACCATCGCGCGCATGGTGCGTAGCCGGGAGAGCTTGGCCTGGGCGTCCTCGTCGAGGCCGGCCTCGGGGAGGCGGTCGGCGAGGAGCCCCAGGATCTCGGTGCGCTTGAGGGAGGCGATCGACAGGTCGGCCTCGAGGTCGAGGTCGACGTCGAGCATCTCGGTCGGGTACCCGGTCCGCTCGGCGATCAGGTCGGTGAGGACGCTCTGCACGCGCTCGGCGGTGAGGCCCGCGGCGGGGGCGACCACCGCGGCCGGAGCCGGCGTGGGAGCCGGCGCGGCCGGAGCAACCGGAGCCGGCGCCGCCGCGGGTGCAGCCGGGGCGGTCTCGACGATCGCGGCGACCATCCCGGCCATCGTGCGGATGCGGGAGAGCTTGGCCTGGGCGTCCTCGTCGAGGCCGGCCTCGGGGAGGCGGTCGGCGAGGAGACCGAGGATCTCAGTGCGCTTGAGGGAGGCGATCGACAGGTCGGCCTCGAGGTCGAGGTCGGCGCCGAGCATCTCGGCGGGGTAGCCGGTGCGCTCGGCAATCAGCTCGGTCAGGACGGCGAGGACCCGGTCGGCCGTGAGCTCGGTGCTGAGGTCCGCGGGCGCGGCGACCGGCGCGGGGGCCGGCTCGGCGACGACGACCGGCTCGGCGGGTGCCGGAGCCGGAGCGACGACCGGAGCCGGCTCGACGATCGGCGCGGGGGCGACGGTCTCCACGGTGGGAGCCGTCGCAGCCACCGGCTGCGCAACCGGAGCCGGCTGGGCCCCCGGAACGGCCGGCGCCACGGGGGCGGGGGCCGAACCGAGGAAACCGAGCACGACGTCACGCTGGGCCGCGATCATCTCGCGGCCGGCGCGGAGGAATTCGAGCACGACGGCCTCGCGGCCGTCGGCGGGGGCGGCAACAGCAGCGGGAGAGACCGGCGCGGCGGGCGCGGGCGTCCCCTGGGCGGGCGTAACCGGGGTGGCGGCCGAGATCTCGACGCGCTGAGCCGGCTGGAGGCCGTTGGCCACGGGCTTCCCTTCGGCGGTGCGGACCAGGTGTCCGTTGACGACCCACCCGGGCCGGCGCGGGACGTCCTGGGCGGACACGACGGCGGTATCGCGTCCGGCGTACAGGGCCGTGGTGTCGACGGTGACACCGGCGGCGGACAGGCGGCCCAGCGCGGTGAGCAGGGCGGTCACGCCGTGCTTGCCGGGAGCGTCGGTCGCGATCGCGACGTGCGGGCGGTCGCCGAGGATCGCGCCCACCAGGCCGGTCAGCACGCGGCCCGGGCCGCACTCGACGAAGACGCGGGCGCCGGCGGCGTACATCGCCTCGATCTGCTCGGTAAAGCGGACCGGCGAGGCGACCTGCTCCGCGAGCAGTTCGCGCACCGCGGACGACCCGAGCGGGTACGGGGCGGCGGTCGCGTTGGCCCACACCGGCAGGTGCGGCGAACCGATCGAACGACGCATCAGCTCAGCCTCGAGCGTCCGCGAGGCGTCGGCGACGAGCGGGGAGTGGAACGCGCACGCGACCGGGATCCGCTGCGCGGTGATGCCGCCGTCCTTCAGCGCGGTCACCGCGGAGTCGACCGCAGCCGTCGGGCCGGAGATCACCGTCTGGTCGGGGGAGTTCAGGTTCGCGACGACGACTCCGCCGTGAGGGCCGCCCGAGCTCATCTGCCCGTTGAGCGTGGCGCGGATGGCCGCCTCGCCGGCGGAGACCGCGGCCATCGTGCCGGGGTCGCCCCCGGCCGCGGCGAGGATCGCCTCGCCGCGCGCGGCGGAGATCTCCAGCAGGTCGGCCGGGCTGATGGCGCCGGCCACGCAGAGGGCGACGAGCTCACCGTAGGAGTGGCCGGCGAGGTGATCCGGCGTCAGGCCGAGCGCGCGCAGCGTCCGGAACATCGCGAGGTCCGCGATGCCGAGCGCCGGCTGCGCGACGCGGGTGTCGGTCAGCGCCGCGCGCTGGGCGTCCCGGGTCGCGTCGTCGAACGCGGCGGGCGGGAACATCGTCGGCACCCAGCGGGCGCCGATCTCGAGCAGGTCCTGCAGGCGCGGGAACGCGGTGAACAGGTCGGCGAGCATGCCCGGGCGCTGGCTGCCCTGCCCCGGGAAGAGGAAGGCGACCTCGCCGGCGGGCTCCCCGGCCTTCTCGCCGTCGGCGACGAAGACCGCGGGGCCGGCGGTGAACGCCTTCGCGGCGGGGATCTTCGCCGCGAGGTCGTCGAGGTCGGTGGCGACGAACGCGACCTGCACCGCGCCGGCGGAGGAGTCGTCGAAGGTCCGGGCCAGGTCACGCAGGCGCCACGGGCGGCCCGCGCCGTCGTTGGCCGCGCAGAGGGCGACGAGCTCGTCGAGCGCCGCGACGGCCTCGGCCCGGGTTGCGCCGCGGGCGACGAACAGCTCGGCCGGCCACTGGTCCAGACCCGATCGCGGCGCCGGTCCGTTCGTGTACCCGGACAGGACCGTGTGGAAGTTCGTCCCGCCGAAGCCGAAGGCGCTGACGCCGGCGACGCGCGGCCGGTCGGCCGGCCACGGGCGCGGCTTCGTGTCGAAGACGAACGGGTTCTCGCCCGCGACCCAGGCGGGGTTCGGGGTGGTGAGCTGCCCGGTCGGCGGGAGGACGCCGGTGTGCAGCGCGAGCGAGGCCTTGATCACACCGGCGAGGCCCGCGGTGCACTTGGTGTGCCCGATCTGGGACTTCACCGACCCGAGCGCGCACGACGCCGGCGCGGCGCCGGCCTCGGAAAAGACCTCGGACAGGACGGTGAGCTCGGTGCGGTCGCCGACGACGGTGCCGGTGCCGTGGGCCTCGACCAGGCCGACGTCGGCCGGGGAGACGCCCGCCTGCGCGTACGCCCGCTCCAGCGCACGGCGCTGGCCCTCGGGCCGCGGGGCGGTCAGGCCGAGCGACTTGCCGTCGGAGGAGGAGCCGATGCCGGAGATGACCGCGTAGATCCGGTCGCCGTCGCGCTCGGCGTCGACGCGGCGCTTGAGCACGACGGCGGCCACGCCCTCACCGAGCGCGATGCCGTCGGCGTTCGCGTCGAAGGGCTTGCAGTGCCCGGTCTTCGACAGCGCGCCGACCGAGGCGAACTGCAGGTAGTCCTGGATGCCGTTGTGGATGTCCGCGCCGCCGGCCAACACCATGTCCGCGCCGCCGCCGCGCAGCTGCATGCACGCGACCTCGAGCGCGGCCAGCGCCGAGGCGCACGCGGCGTCGACGGTGTAGTTGGCGCCGCCGAGGTCCAGGCGGTTGGCGATGCGGCCGGAAATGACGTTGGCCAGCGCGCCGGGGAACGAGTCCTCGGTCAGCTTCGGCAGCAGCGCGTCGAGCTCGGCCGGCATCTCACCGTGGAACTGCGGGTACAGCGCACGGAAGCTGTAGGCGGCCGACAGGTCGGTGCCGGGCTCGGCGCCGAAGATGACGCCGGTCCGCTCGCGGTCGAACTCGCGACCCGCGGCGTTCGCGGTGGCGTAGCCGGCGTCGCGCAGCGCGCGGGCGGCGACTTCGAGGGCCAGCAGCTGCACCGGCTCGATCGAGGCGAGCGCCTGCGGCGGGATGCCGTACGTGAGCGCGTCGAACGGGACGTCGGGCAGGAAGCCGCCCCACTTGGAGGTGGAGCCCGTGCCGCCGTCGCCCTCGTAAAAGGTCTTCGGGTCCCAGCGCTCGGCCGGCACCTCGGTGATCGCGTCGTGGTTCGCGAGCACGTGCGCCCAGAACTCGGCGAGCTCGGCGGCCTGCGGGAAGACGCCCGCCATGCCGACGATCGCGATGTCGAGCCCGGCGTCGCCGTCGCTGCCCGGGGTGAGGTCGAGCTCGGCGGCCCGGGCGGCCAGGAACTCCGCCGCGCCGCTCGTCACCGACGCGTGCAGCTCGGCCACCGTGGTCACCGACGACCGCAGCCGCGCGACGTCGCCGATCATCACCATGCCGTCACGGGCCTGGGTGTTCTCGTCGACGGGGATGAGCGCGTTGCCCTCACGTCGGATGCCCTTGCTCGCGATCCGGAGCCGGCCGACGTTGAGCTT of the Sporichthya polymorpha DSM 43042 genome contains:
- a CDS encoding class I SAM-dependent methyltransferase; translation: MTQTADNTVDDRAWYAAQLAAGTARFFEPRRHDCPWCGSTRLTVEVRSKELYQRKPGVFTLSKCRTCNFVFQNPRLTGEGLNFYYRDFYDGRGAAQADEMSSYGAPANHARAQLVQRHAGPDGPRSWLDVGTGWGYFAKHAAEILPNTVFDGLDQGSGVDRALERGWLAHAYRENAFPELADELRGRYDVISMHHYLEHTLDPRAELAAAARALEPGGLLEIEMPDAECVLRHVFRSWWVPYFQPQHLNFPPVGNLLQALVEHGFRPLEVQQAEAHQPVEVLMALVFAMTKIGPDPDHPWRTTEASDFSRKVNQVAWTKVFPKLINPALKVDILVNKALISRLSHGNAYRIVAVREGGK
- a CDS encoding glycosyltransferase; its protein translation is MARFLVVVPPLTGHILPLVAVSAELSARGHDVAWAGNSVYLASVLPPGARVFAVDDEFPGEPLSSRLERWRGLRAATAFRFFWEDFLIPLAQSMVRGVRAAVDEFGPDVMLVDQQALAGAIVARERGLPWATSASTTAELTGQYETMPKLTEWADERMADLQAEFGLAPAIDLRFSPELILCYSTEGLLRPPNPLGAHIAMVGPAFGGRGPGPAFDFSWFDPARKHLLISLGTVNRDSGDRFFAVAMEALGTLVDEVQAVVVAPPAGLNPPPNVLVAERVPQLELLPHLDAVVCHAGHNTTCEALAHRLPLVVAPIRDDQPAVASQVTECGAGIRVKFGRVSAAELRDAIVAVLTDTSYRTAAAAIAEEFEAAGGAPAAADRLEKLT
- a CDS encoding alpha/beta fold hydrolase → MPEVIANGVRFHVQHLNRPAGGPTERTAPPVVFLHGLGMDNMASFYYTVAGAVGKTGAECVLYDLRGHGDTERPRTGYTMEDSIADLTGVLDALEISTPVHLVGNSYGGTIALDFAVEHPERVASLVLIEAHFNVDGWAEQIAAERQRVEAVVAEMGEENLQAWIRRFGRKVVKMMDALTDLANHTSFYPDLTKARPIERDRLRSLRMPIRAIYGEKSDVPDYQRQLEDLLPHATLTVVEGVGHSVLMDATPQVREIVVEWLAARAADPCLR
- a CDS encoding phosphopantetheine-binding protein codes for the protein MTVDARTTAEAEVLDVVRRLITETIGEEYLLDLEIGLDTSFEDDLEMESIEFVKFGAKLTEHYGGDVDFAGFLADKDLDEIIEMRVGTVVEYVLSVRS